In Methanocaldococcus sp. FS406-22, the genomic stretch AAACCTTTGTCTCATCTGGCAAGTGTTTAAATTTCTCCACTACCCTTTTAGCCATCTCCCTTACACAATCTTCAACAAACTTAGGATTTCTATGGCTTTGCTCAACAACATAAGCTTCATCAGCCCTCTTCAATATACCATGAATTTCAGCACTCATAGATTTTTTAATTATGTCTATAATTTCCATAATCTCAATCTCATAGCCAGTAGGAACTTCCAAAATAATTCTGCCAATTCCCCTCTGATTGTGAGTAGCAAAGATAACTGAATCTAATATTTTATCAATATCATCATCAGAAAAGCCCTTTTCCTTTAAATTTTTAATGCACATCTCTTTTATCAAATTTTGAGCACATGGACATGCAGTTATGCCAACAACCTCAGCTCCAACAATTTTTGTTAATTCAATTTTATCATCCTTCTTTATTCCCTTAGCTCCACCCATAATTTTGTGTATCTCCTGAGAATATTTTCCAGATATTGGGCTTTTCTCTTTAGTCATGAAATCACTAACCATAAAAACCTCTGCCTCTGTGGCATATTCATGCTTCTCAAACAACCTCTTAACTATCTCCTCACAAATTGTCTCCATCTCATAACTCTCCAACTCTAATGCCTCATCTATTATTCCCTCTATAACCTCTGGATTTCTTGACATGTGAATACCTTTTTGTGAGCTTGGCAAATTAACAAAAACCTCAAAGGTAGATAATAAAATTATAGGTCTTTTGTTTGTT encodes the following:
- the mptA gene encoding GTP cyclohydrolase MptA; its protein translation is MNWRCDVQNFEPDVKISLTRVGVTNLKKLVRLKRTNKRPIILLSTFEVFVNLPSSQKGIHMSRNPEVIEGIIDEALELESYEMETICEEIVKRLFEKHEYATEAEVFMVSDFMTKEKSPISGKYSQEIHKIMGGAKGIKKDDKIELTKIVGAEVVGITACPCAQNLIKEMCIKNLKEKGFSDDDIDKILDSVIFATHNQRGIGRIILEVPTGYEIEIMEIIDIIKKSMSAEIHGILKRADEAYVVEQSHRNPKFVEDCVREMAKRVVEKFKHLPDETKVSIRQINMESIHRHDAFAEKVATLGELRKELELI